The genome window TGATATTGCAAACAATACATGCTATGCGATGTCTTGATAACTTCCATAACGGTATTATACCGCCTCAAGGCTCATTCATCCACGGCTAAAGCCGTGGTGTTCTGCCTACGGCCGCATAAAAAAAACCGGCATATTTCTATGCCGGTTCAAGGACATTTTGATTCTTTATTCGTGAAAACTCACATTAACTTCAATTACCGGTAAAAACTGGCTGTAGTTATGTAATATTAAATCGTTAGTGAATACCGGACCCCTATATGGGATATCTTTCGAAAGGAAAAACAGTGGGAAATTACGGGTTTCATCAATTGTTAAATTTGCCGGATCAGGCTCCACACCTACAACGATCGCGGCGGCAAAACCTCCGGTCGCATCGCTGTCACTAGCATTTCTGAAATTAATGGCATCATAACCAGGGGGTAAATTCAATATAAAATCCTCGCCAGGAAAATTGGGTACTTCGCGATTATCAATATATGGGTTTGATATATCGGCTGAGTCGGGACGTAAAAACGCTCCTAAGGGCAAAACGCGCCAGGACGGTTCGCCGACATACCTACCCTGCAATTTATATCCGAAAGGAACCATTTCTGGTAAATTGGCATCTTCCGGGAAATATTCATGAAAAACCCAAGCGTTATAACGCCAACCAAAAGGGCTGACATCGGGAAGGTTTTCAAGAGAAGCGGCATAATTGAAGTACTGAACCAATCCACGGAAGGCGCTGATACTATCGATGTCGTAAAATGGGAACAATAAGTAGTTTGAATCGGGAACAACGGCGGTCTCGAATTCAATATTAATGCGTCGATGCGGAATTGTATCATAGCCAAAAATAATTGTTGTATCAGTTATTGTCCAACCGGTGTCTGGAATTATGATTCCGATTGTGTCAAGCGCAGTAGTATCTGAATCCACGGGTGGAGCGACATTAACAACTTCAACACTATCGACGCCTAAGGTATCATGGTTAAACCTCTGAGTCAGCGATCGAGCGCAGAGCCAAAGCCCCTTATCCTCATTCCAAAAATTCACAAAGTCATCGGTCGGGGTGGCGGTAATATATGTACCAATGGCGCCAAAAAAACTGACCGGAAATTTCAAAATAATCGGCCTGCTAACCGGATCGACAATGTCATCAATTAGCATGAAAGTCCCCGAAGGTTCTGAGAGATCGAGATCATTACGATTCTCAATTGAGATCGCCAGATAATCGTAGTCATAATATGACCCCGGCATTTCAAATACGCTGTCAATGGCGTTTCCGTCAATGTCACGGAATCGATAAAGGGAATTATCCCAAAGGAATTTGCTTCTTGTAGTATCCGATCTTGATTTTATCGAACTAAAAGTCAAATCCCCATTGTCAGCCTCGGCTACTGCCCACAGCTCGTAGACATACAAGGTATCAAGCTCCGGCAAATAGGTAGGTCTTAATGTTAAAGAGGCAAATTCTTTAGGCTTTAACACATCATCCTTTTGCCCGCATCCAAAAGCTGCCAAAATAATCCCGCAAACCGCCAAAAGCAGTAAGCAGTTTTTCAAGTTGAAACTCATCCTCTTCATCCTCCCGACAAAGACATCATCGCAAAAAAAACTTGAACAAATAATTTATCGAAAACAATAGCTCATGTCAAGCCGTTTTTAATAAATATCCCCCTAAGTTTTTGAATTTCAGGGTCGTTGAGAAGCAAAAGCTAATTAACGACTGCTCAAGTATAAGACTTATAAGCCGATAATTTGTTTAGTGAAAAAAACATGATGAAGGAGTGGGCTTGCCCTACTGTGAAATTTGTAAATATCAAGCGGTTGATAAATCAATAAAAATGTGTCCGAATTGCGGCGCGCCATACGATAAAAAGGTCGGATCACCCGTCGAAGAGGATGATAAGTTTTCATCTCACATTGATTTAGGTGCGGATGAAGAAGATTTAATGGCAATCAATCAAGATTTTGAAGCCAATGAGGATGATTCGATTGAATTATGTGACCCCGGTGATTTATTAGTTACCCGCGACCAGGCAAAACCTGAATCCCACGAAGGATCGGAAGACAATAACAAAACGGGAAGGCTCACCGATGAAGAGGTTAAAAACATCCGTTCCAACCTATTTAAGGAAAATGATGACTATGTTTTGCCAACCTCGGCAGGTTCAATCATAAACAACCTCTCAAATGATTCCAAAGAGAATGCTCAAGAGACGGCACCTATCACGGATCTACAGAGAAACATCGACAACGAAAACAAAATTAAGATAAATAAAACCGAATCAACTCCGAAACCGGTGATAAGGCAATCCTCACCCGTTAGAAAGACCGCTTATTTTCACAGGAACTTCATTCAATTGACGGGTAATTATTCTCCGAGTACGGGCGAGGAACTGATACTTTCCAATCAGCATTATCTCCTAAGGCCAAAAAAAATTAAGAGTCAATATGCTATCGCGGCTTTCGCAACCGTATTGGTAGTACTTCTGATAATAATTGGCTCCCAATTTATATCACCGACAACTCCCGGACACGGCTCTATTATCGGAATTATTCTTGAAGATAATAATCAACCCTTTATCGGCGGAGCGGAAATATCACTGCCCAATGAAGGCAAAAAAGTCATTTCCGATGCCCAGGGTTTCTTCAGGTTTGATAAAATCCCGACCGGTGTTTATACCATTCAATATAAATTATCAGATGGTTCCCTGATATCTGAAGAAATATCAATTGCCGCAGGCGAAATCTCGACATTGATCCTGGGGGGCAAGGGAGCTTTCGCCAATCTTGAAGTGGCCTCACAATCTAAGTATTCTTATTCAAAGACGTCACAATC of Candidatus Zixiibacteriota bacterium contains these proteins:
- a CDS encoding tetratricopeptide repeat protein, whose product is MPYCEICKYQAVDKSIKMCPNCGAPYDKKVGSPVEEDDKFSSHIDLGADEEDLMAINQDFEANEDDSIELCDPGDLLVTRDQAKPESHEGSEDNNKTGRLTDEEVKNIRSNLFKENDDYVLPTSAGSIINNLSNDSKENAQETAPITDLQRNIDNENKIKINKTESTPKPVIRQSSPVRKTAYFHRNFIQLTGNYSPSTGEELILSNQHYLLRPKKIKSQYAIAAFATVLVVLLIIIGSQFISPTTPGHGSIIGIILEDNNQPFIGGAEISLPNEGKKVISDAQGFFRFDKIPTGVYTIQYKLSDGSLISEEISIAAGEISTLILGGKGAFANLEVASQSKYSYSKTSQSTQSNKSQKQSNSSPTGKSTEINKAENKYSSLRLQANVENARLKMNGQVLGLGNLTYKKLRVGKHTAEVSKKGYKSWKGAVRLQSGETYVLKANLEKIELIQKETAPEPPPQKTANDFYEMGNSNLANGNIQDAIGNLTEAINLKPSMADAYKLRADAYLSNNQSAKAEIDYVRAGEIYASQKRESAAVNMFEKALDINDKSIPAHLNMASYYKRKNNIEEALRLYKQVLRKDKNNFTANFEMGKIYFSMGKNRDADKKLRKAKDLSRRSAEVYHYLMLNYFARDDFKKVKDSYADFKKNVSENEIKSFKNNSKFDAIHRIVGEYVRP